From the genome of Paracoccus seriniphilus, one region includes:
- a CDS encoding urease accessory protein UreF — translation MTMNTPEAARLRLAQYLSPAFPVGGFAWSQGLEYAMDQGAVSRATLPLWLADWLDHGAGWSDAVLVALALRADDRETDDLARAACPSSQRLTETVEQGAAFASNVAALTGRDMPAAALPVAFGRACAEMPLPAPEIIAAYLQAQTAALISAAVRFLPLGPVQGQIMLAHLQPAILATATRAAPATAADLHSATWAADIAAMRHETMTTRIFRS, via the coding sequence ATGACCATGAACACGCCTGAAGCCGCGCGTCTGCGCCTGGCCCAATATCTGTCGCCCGCCTTTCCGGTGGGCGGTTTTGCCTGGTCGCAAGGACTGGAATACGCGATGGATCAGGGCGCGGTGTCGCGTGCCACTCTGCCACTCTGGCTGGCTGACTGGCTGGATCATGGCGCCGGCTGGAGTGACGCGGTGCTGGTGGCCCTGGCATTGCGCGCGGATGACCGCGAGACCGATGATTTGGCCCGCGCCGCATGTCCATCTTCGCAACGGCTGACCGAAACCGTCGAACAGGGCGCGGCCTTTGCTTCCAATGTCGCGGCGCTGACCGGACGCGACATGCCTGCAGCCGCCCTGCCGGTGGCCTTTGGGCGTGCCTGCGCCGAGATGCCCCTGCCCGCGCCCGAGATCATCGCCGCCTATCTTCAGGCGCAGACCGCCGCCCTGATCAGCGCCGCCGTCCGCTTTCTTCCGCTTGGCCCGGTGCAGGGGCAGATCATGCTGGCCCATCTGCAACCCGCGATACTGGCCACCGCCACCCGTGCCGCCCCTGCCACGGCGGCCGATCTGCACAGCGCCACATGGGCGGCCGATATTGCCGCCATGCGCCATGAAACCATGACCACGAGGATCTTCAGATCATGA
- a CDS encoding urease subunit beta, with protein sequence MIPGEVLTASGLITLNAGRDEITLMVANRGDRPIQVGSHYHFAETNPALHFDRKAARGMRLSIPAGTAVRFEPGQSREIRLIPFAGDRVVQGFRQDIMGAL encoded by the coding sequence ATGATTCCGGGCGAGGTTCTGACCGCAAGCGGGCTGATCACCCTGAACGCAGGGCGTGACGAGATCACCCTGATGGTCGCCAATCGCGGTGACCGCCCCATTCAGGTCGGCAGCCATTATCATTTCGCCGAAACCAACCCTGCCCTGCATTTCGATCGCAAGGCCGCGCGCGGCATGCGCCTGTCGATCCCTGCGGGCACTGCCGTGCGCTTCGAACCCGGCCAGTCCCGCGAGATCCGGCTGATCCCCTTTGCCGGGGACCGCGTCGTGCAGGGCTTTCGCCAAGACATCATGGGGGCGCTGTAG
- the fabD gene encoding ACP S-malonyltransferase, with product MRAFVFPGQGAQTIGMGRELAEAYPAAREVFDQVDDALGEKLSDLIWNGDIETLTLTQNAQPALMATSMAAFRALEAEGFGIHDAEYVAGHSLGEYSALCAAGALTLEDTARLLRLRGQAMQEAVPVGKGAMAAILGLDYDTVDRIARDIAGDEVVQAANDNDPAQVVISGHKDAVERAAAAMKEAGARRALMLPVSAPFHSVLMQPAAAVMADALAGVDIHAPAVPLIANVRAEAVSEPGAIRRLLVEQVTGTVRWRESMANLVEAGVTEFWEIGAGKALSGMIKRIAKDARLRNIGAPADIAALKG from the coding sequence ATGCGGGCATTCGTCTTTCCGGGACAGGGGGCGCAAACCATCGGTATGGGGCGCGAATTGGCCGAGGCTTATCCGGCGGCGCGCGAGGTATTCGATCAGGTCGATGATGCCCTGGGAGAGAAATTGTCCGATCTGATCTGGAACGGCGATATCGAGACCCTGACGCTGACCCAGAATGCCCAACCCGCGCTGATGGCGACATCGATGGCGGCATTCCGGGCGCTGGAGGCCGAAGGGTTCGGGATTCACGATGCCGAATATGTCGCGGGACACTCGCTTGGTGAATATTCGGCGCTTTGTGCCGCCGGGGCGCTGACGCTTGAGGATACGGCGCGTCTGCTGCGCCTGCGCGGGCAGGCCATGCAAGAGGCCGTTCCGGTCGGCAAGGGCGCGATGGCCGCGATTCTGGGACTGGATTACGACACCGTCGACCGCATCGCCCGCGATATCGCCGGTGACGAGGTGGTTCAGGCGGCAAATGACAATGATCCCGCCCAGGTGGTGATCTCGGGCCACAAGGACGCCGTGGAACGCGCCGCTGCCGCCATGAAAGAGGCCGGAGCCCGTCGCGCCCTGATGCTGCCGGTGTCCGCACCCTTCCATTCGGTGCTGATGCAGCCTGCTGCCGCCGTCATGGCCGATGCCCTGGCCGGGGTGGATATTCATGCCCCTGCCGTGCCGCTGATCGCCAATGTCCGCGCTGAAGCGGTAAGCGAACCCGGCGCGATCCGCCGCCTGCTGGTCGAGCAGGTGACCGGCACCGTGCGCTGGCGCGAATCAATGGCCAATCTGGTCGAGGCAGGCGTCACGGAATTCTGGGAAATCGGTGCCGGCAAGGCCTTGTCGGGGATGATCAAGCGAATCGCCAAGGATGCCAGGCTGCGCAATATCGGTGCGCCTGCCGATATTGCTGCGCTGAAAGGCTGA
- a CDS encoding GNAT family N-acetyltransferase, giving the protein MQPFIRGRYQARLAGTADDILAAQRLRWLCFVARNGDEDDGSQIDCDALDAQCQHMLIEEIASKRLIGCFRFLPLSGGAEIARSYSAQFYNLAALESFEGPMVEMGRFCIHPDIRDPDVIRTAWAAMTRFVDDAGIEMLFGCSSFVGTEPEDHAEAFAMLKERHLAPRRWLPRVKAPKVFRFARALRLRKPDPKRAMAAMPPLLRSYLAMGGWVSDHAVVDPALRTMHVFTGVEIRAIPPGRRRLMRAVAG; this is encoded by the coding sequence ATGCAGCCATTCATCCGTGGCCGATATCAGGCCCGATTGGCCGGGACCGCCGACGACATCCTTGCCGCGCAACGGCTGCGCTGGCTGTGCTTTGTCGCTCGAAACGGCGACGAAGACGACGGCAGCCAGATTGATTGCGACGCGCTGGACGCACAATGCCAGCACATGCTGATCGAAGAGATCGCCAGCAAGCGGCTCATCGGATGCTTCCGCTTTCTGCCGCTGTCGGGCGGAGCCGAAATCGCCCGCAGCTATTCCGCGCAGTTCTACAATCTTGCCGCTCTGGAGAGCTTTGAGGGCCCGATGGTCGAAATGGGTCGCTTCTGCATCCACCCCGATATCCGCGACCCCGATGTGATCCGCACCGCCTGGGCGGCCATGACCCGCTTTGTCGATGATGCCGGAATCGAGATGCTGTTCGGCTGTTCCAGTTTCGTCGGGACCGAACCCGAGGACCATGCCGAAGCCTTTGCGATGCTGAAGGAACGTCACCTTGCACCGCGCCGCTGGCTGCCCCGCGTCAAGGCCCCCAAGGTCTTTCGCTTTGCCCGCGCCCTGCGCTTGCGCAAACCCGACCCGAAACGCGCCATGGCCGCCATGCCGCCCTTGCTGCGCAGCTATCTGGCGATGGGCGGCTGGGTCAGCGATCATGCCGTGGTCGATCCCGCCCTGCGCACCATGCATGTCTTTACCGGCGTCGAAATCCGTGCGATTCCCCCCGGGCGTCGTCGCCTGATGCGGGCCGTGGCCGGCTGA
- the urtA gene encoding urea ABC transporter substrate-binding protein codes for MNKLTKVLMMTSAMALAHAAHAQDGEPIKIGVLHSLSGTMAISETTLKDTVLMMVEQQNAKGGLLGRPIEAVVVDPASDWPLFAEKARELLTVSEVDAIFGCWTSVSRKSVLPVIEELNGLLFYPVQYEGEESSKNVIYTGAAPNQQAIPAVEYMTEELGVEKWALLGTDYVYPRTTNNILESYLQEQGVAEDDIFVNYTPFGHSDWSKIVSDVVALGADGKKVGVVSTINGDANVGFYKELAAAGVSADDIPVMAFSVGEEELSGLDTANLVGHLAAWNYFQTAESDENAAFIEEWHKFTDDSRVTNDPMEATMIGFNAWVAAVEKAGTTDVDPVLDAIVGVEVPNLTGSTAQVLPNHHLTKPVLIGEIREDGQFDIVSQTDPVPGDAWTDFLPESAVLDADWPGKDCGMFNTETDTCVQVQSNY; via the coding sequence ATGAACAAACTGACAAAAGTTCTGATGATGACCAGCGCCATGGCGCTGGCCCATGCGGCCCATGCGCAGGACGGCGAACCCATCAAGATCGGCGTGCTGCATTCGCTTTCCGGCACGATGGCGATTTCGGAGACCACGCTGAAGGACACGGTCCTGATGATGGTCGAACAGCAAAACGCCAAGGGCGGCCTGCTGGGGCGCCCGATCGAGGCCGTGGTGGTCGATCCGGCGTCGGACTGGCCGCTGTTCGCCGAAAAGGCGCGCGAACTGCTGACCGTCAGCGAGGTGGATGCGATCTTTGGCTGCTGGACCAGCGTCAGCCGCAAATCCGTCCTGCCGGTGATCGAAGAACTGAACGGGCTGCTGTTCTATCCGGTGCAATATGAGGGCGAGGAATCCTCGAAGAACGTCATCTATACCGGTGCCGCCCCCAACCAGCAGGCCATTCCGGCTGTCGAATACATGACCGAGGAACTGGGCGTCGAGAAATGGGCGCTTCTGGGCACCGATTACGTCTATCCGCGCACTACCAACAATATCCTGGAAAGCTATCTTCAGGAACAGGGCGTGGCCGAGGATGATATCTTCGTCAATTACACGCCCTTCGGCCATTCGGACTGGTCCAAGATCGTCTCGGATGTCGTCGCCCTTGGGGCCGATGGCAAGAAGGTCGGCGTGGTTTCGACCATCAATGGCGATGCCAATGTCGGTTTCTACAAGGAACTGGCCGCAGCGGGCGTCAGCGCCGATGATATTCCGGTCATGGCCTTCTCGGTCGGCGAAGAGGAACTGTCGGGTCTGGATACCGCCAATCTCGTCGGTCATCTGGCCGCCTGGAACTATTTCCAGACCGCTGAATCGGATGAAAACGCCGCCTTCATCGAAGAATGGCACAAGTTCACCGATGACAGCCGTGTCACCAATGACCCGATGGAGGCGACGATGATCGGCTTCAACGCATGGGTCGCGGCGGTCGAAAAGGCCGGCACCACCGATGTCGACCCGGTGCTGGATGCCATTGTCGGTGTCGAGGTGCCCAATCTGACCGGCAGCACGGCGCAGGTTCTGCCCAACCACCATCTGACCAAGCCGGTGCTGATCGGTGAAATCCGCGAGGATGGCCAGTTCGACATCGTCAGCCAGACCGATCCGGTCCCCGGTGATGCCTGGACCGACTTCCTGCCTGAATCCGCCGTTCTGGATGCGGATTGGCCGGGCAAGGACTGCGGCATGTTCAACACCGAAACCGACACCTGCGTTCAGGTTCAGTCGAACTACTGA
- a CDS encoding acyl carrier protein, with amino-acid sequence MSDIADRVKKIVVEHLGVDEDKVVEAASFIDDLGADSLDTVELVMAFEEEFGIEIPDDAAETIQTVGDAVSFIKGAV; translated from the coding sequence ATGAGCGATATCGCTGATCGCGTGAAGAAAATCGTTGTCGAGCATCTGGGCGTCGACGAGGACAAGGTGGTTGAGGCCGCTTCGTTCATCGACGATCTGGGCGCAGACAGCCTCGACACTGTCGAACTGGTCATGGCTTTCGAGGAAGAATTCGGGATCGAGATCCCCGATGACGCCGCCGAAACCATTCAGACCGTCGGTGATGCGGTGAGCTTCATCAAAGGGGCGGTCTGA
- the ndk gene encoding nucleoside-diphosphate kinase encodes MATERTLSIIKPDATKRNLTGKINAKFEDAGLRIVAQKRIKLSSEQAGKFYEVHKDRPFYGELVEFMASEPVVVQVLEGEGAIAKNREVMGATNPADAAEGTIRKEFALSVGENSVHGSDAPETAKEEIAFFFSGLELVG; translated from the coding sequence ATGGCCACCGAACGTACCCTCTCGATCATCAAGCCCGATGCCACCAAGCGCAACCTGACCGGCAAGATCAACGCCAAGTTCGAAGATGCGGGCCTGCGCATCGTTGCGCAAAAGCGCATCAAGCTGTCGTCCGAGCAGGCCGGCAAGTTCTACGAAGTGCACAAGGATCGCCCCTTCTATGGCGAACTGGTCGAATTCATGGCCTCCGAGCCGGTCGTCGTTCAGGTTCTGGAAGGCGAAGGCGCCATTGCCAAGAACCGCGAAGTGATGGGCGCGACCAATCCGGCCGATGCTGCTGAAGGCACCATCCGCAAGGAATTCGCCCTGTCGGTTGGCGAGAACTCGGTCCACGGTTCGGATGCCCCGGAAACCGCAAAAGAAGAAATCGCCTTCTTCTTCTCGGGTCTGGAACTGGTCGGCTGA
- the ureG gene encoding urease accessory protein UreG codes for MSLNGPLRVGIGGPVGAGKTTLTENLARALAPRLSMAVVTNDIYTREDAEALMRAQVLPAERIRGVETGGCPHTAIREDASINLAAIADLTTTFPDLELVLIESGGDNLAATFSPELADLTIYVIDTAAGQDIPRKRGPGLTRSDLLIVNKTDLAPHVGVDPVLLENDARHSRGARPVIMASLRHGRGIEQIVDFLIHEGGLCLATA; via the coding sequence ATGAGCCTGAACGGACCCCTGCGCGTCGGCATTGGCGGCCCCGTCGGTGCGGGCAAGACGACCCTGACCGAAAATCTGGCCCGCGCCCTGGCCCCACGCCTGTCGATGGCTGTTGTCACCAATGACATCTACACCCGCGAAGATGCCGAGGCGCTGATGCGCGCGCAGGTTCTGCCCGCCGAACGGATCCGGGGCGTCGAAACGGGCGGCTGCCCCCATACCGCCATTCGCGAGGACGCCAGCATCAATCTGGCCGCCATTGCCGATCTGACCACGACCTTCCCCGATCTGGAACTGGTGCTGATCGAATCCGGGGGAGACAATCTGGCCGCAACCTTCAGCCCGGAACTGGCCGATCTGACCATCTATGTGATCGACACCGCCGCCGGACAGGACATTCCGCGCAAACGCGGCCCGGGGCTGACGCGCTCGGATCTGCTGATCGTCAACAAGACCGATCTGGCCCCCCATGTCGGGGTCGACCCCGTTCTGCTTGAAAACGATGCGCGCCATTCGCGCGGTGCCCGTCCGGTGATCATGGCGTCTCTGCGCCATGGCAGGGGTATCGAGCAGATCGTGGATTTCCTGATTCACGAAGGCGGATTGTGTCTCGCCACGGCCTGA
- the fabG gene encoding 3-oxoacyl-ACP reductase FabG encodes MFDLTGKNALVTGASGGIGGAIARALHGAGASVALSGTREAPLQELAAELGERAYVVPANLSDADAVATLPKAAAEAMGSVDVLVNNAGITRDNLFMRMSDEEWQQVLDVNLTSVFRLSRGVLRGMMKARWGRIINITSVVGTTGNPGQGNYAAAKAGLVGMSKSLAYEVASRGITVNCVAPGFIATAMTEKLTDDQKAKILTQIPAGAMGAPDDIAAAVTYLASPAAGYVTGATLHVNGGMAMV; translated from the coding sequence ATGTTTGATCTGACGGGCAAGAATGCGCTGGTCACCGGGGCTTCCGGCGGAATCGGCGGCGCGATCGCCAGAGCGTTGCACGGGGCGGGGGCCTCGGTGGCACTGTCAGGCACGCGTGAGGCGCCACTGCAGGAACTGGCCGCCGAACTGGGCGAACGCGCATATGTCGTGCCGGCCAATCTGTCGGATGCCGATGCCGTCGCCACGCTGCCGAAAGCCGCTGCCGAGGCGATGGGCTCGGTCGATGTGCTGGTCAATAATGCCGGGATCACCCGCGACAATCTGTTCATGCGGATGTCGGACGAGGAATGGCAGCAGGTTCTGGATGTGAATCTGACCAGCGTTTTCCGCCTGTCGCGCGGGGTTCTGCGCGGCATGATGAAGGCGCGCTGGGGCCGGATCATCAATATCACCTCGGTTGTCGGAACGACCGGCAATCCGGGGCAGGGCAATTATGCCGCCGCCAAGGCAGGTCTGGTCGGCATGTCGAAATCGCTGGCCTATGAGGTTGCCAGTCGCGGGATCACGGTCAACTGCGTTGCGCCGGGCTTCATCGCGACCGCCATGACCGAGAAGTTGACCGATGACCAGAAAGCCAAGATCCTGACCCAGATTCCGGCGGGTGCCATGGGCGCGCCCGATGACATCGCTGCGGCGGTGACCTATCTGGCAAGCCCGGCTGCCGGATATGTGACGGGGGCGACTTTGCACGTGAATGGCGGCATGGCGATGGTCTGA
- a CDS encoding urease accessory protein UreE: MTLHCHQIIRAATGPFAGSISLDYDARLLRRKRLSLDGGDFLLDLPEVTSIEDGDAFALSDGRLIVMRAAPEPVLIISGDLPRLAWHIGNRHTPCRIEPNRLIIRQDHVLEAMLRQLGAMVEPALLPFTPEGGAYGHGRTFGHEHGHSHEQRHDHGHNHDHEHA, from the coding sequence ATGACATTGCATTGCCACCAGATCATTCGCGCCGCAACCGGCCCCTTTGCAGGCAGCATTTCGCTGGATTACGACGCCCGGCTGCTGCGCCGCAAACGGCTGAGCCTTGACGGCGGAGACTTCCTTCTGGATCTGCCCGAGGTGACCAGCATCGAGGATGGCGATGCTTTCGCGCTGTCCGATGGCCGCCTGATCGTCATGCGCGCCGCCCCCGAACCGGTGCTGATCATCAGCGGCGACCTGCCGCGTCTGGCGTGGCATATCGGCAACCGCCACACCCCCTGCCGGATCGAACCGAACCGCCTGATCATCCGCCAGGATCATGTGCTCGAGGCCATGCTGCGCCAGCTGGGCGCGATGGTCGAACCGGCCCTTCTGCCCTTCACCCCCGAAGGCGGCGCCTATGGCCATGGCCGCACCTTCGGGCATGAACACGGACACAGTCACGAACAGAGGCACGACCACGGGCACAACCATGACCATGAACACGCCTGA
- a CDS encoding urease subunit gamma encodes MNLTPREREKLLVSVAAMVARNRLSRGVKLNHPEAIALITDFVVEGARDGRSVADLMQAGAHVITASQCMPGVPEMIESVQVEATFPDGTKLVTVHHPIREEA; translated from the coding sequence ATGAATCTTACCCCTCGCGAACGCGAAAAGCTGTTGGTCTCGGTCGCCGCCATGGTGGCGCGCAACCGGCTGTCGCGCGGCGTCAAGCTGAACCACCCCGAAGCCATCGCCCTGATCACCGATTTCGTCGTCGAGGGTGCCCGCGACGGGCGCAGCGTCGCCGATCTGATGCAGGCCGGCGCGCATGTCATCACGGCCAGCCAATGCATGCCCGGCGTTCCCGAAATGATCGAGTCCGTGCAGGTCGAGGCAACATTCCCCGACGGCACCAAGCTGGTCACCGTCCATCACCCCATCCGAGAGGAGGCCTGA
- the ureC gene encoding urease subunit alpha: MARTLSRADYVALYGPTAGDRIRLADTELLIEVERDLTIPGEEVKFGGGKVVRDGMGQSQVTREGGAMDTVITGVVVFDHQGITKADVGLKDGRIAGIGKAGNPDTQPGVTLVIGPGTEIIAGEGRILTPGGFDCHIHFICPQQVEHAIHSGITTMLGGGTGPAHGTLATTCTPGPWHIARMMEACAELPVNIGIAGKGNASLPAPLEEQVRAGACALKLHEDWGTTPAAIDNCLTVADDMDVQVMIHTDTLNESGFVEDTMAAIAGRTIHAYHTEGAGGGHAPDIIRMVGMSNVLPSSTNPTRPYTGNTIEEHLDMLMVCHHLDRRVPEDVAFAESRIRRETIAAEDILHDLGAFSVISSDSQAMGRVGEVIIRTWQTADKMRRQRGRRPEEQGENDNLRARRYIAKYTINPAIAHGVGAHIGSISPGKRADLVLWSPAFFGVKPEMVLVGGQISVAQMGDPNGSIPVQPVFTRPMWGHTGRASALFVSQAGLDAGAGDGLSKTLIAVENTRDIGKADMALNDAMPQIEVDPESYEVRADGQLLTCEPATELPMAQRYFLF; this comes from the coding sequence ATGGCCCGAACCCTGTCCCGCGCCGATTACGTGGCGCTTTACGGCCCGACCGCGGGTGATCGTATCCGGCTGGCCGACACCGAATTGCTGATCGAGGTCGAACGCGATCTGACAATCCCCGGCGAAGAGGTCAAATTCGGCGGTGGCAAGGTCGTGCGCGATGGCATGGGGCAATCTCAGGTCACGCGCGAAGGCGGTGCGATGGATACGGTCATCACCGGCGTTGTCGTCTTCGACCATCAGGGCATCACCAAGGCCGATGTCGGGCTGAAGGACGGGCGCATCGCCGGGATCGGCAAGGCCGGCAATCCCGACACCCAGCCCGGCGTCACGCTGGTCATTGGCCCCGGCACGGAAATCATCGCTGGCGAGGGGCGCATCCTGACCCCCGGCGGCTTCGACTGCCATATCCATTTCATCTGCCCGCAGCAGGTCGAACATGCGATTCACTCGGGCATCACCACCATGCTGGGCGGCGGCACCGGTCCGGCGCATGGCACCCTGGCCACCACCTGCACGCCCGGACCCTGGCATATCGCCCGGATGATGGAGGCCTGCGCCGAACTGCCGGTGAATATCGGCATCGCGGGCAAGGGCAATGCCTCGCTTCCCGCGCCGCTGGAGGAACAGGTCCGCGCCGGGGCCTGCGCGCTGAAACTGCACGAGGACTGGGGCACCACTCCTGCTGCCATCGACAATTGCCTGACGGTTGCCGATGACATGGATGTGCAGGTGATGATCCATACCGACACGCTGAATGAATCGGGCTTTGTCGAAGATACGATGGCCGCCATCGCCGGGCGCACGATACATGCCTATCACACCGAGGGCGCAGGCGGTGGCCATGCCCCCGACATCATCCGCATGGTCGGCATGTCGAATGTGCTGCCCTCCTCGACCAATCCGACGCGACCCTATACGGGCAACACCATCGAAGAGCATCTGGACATGCTGATGGTCTGCCACCATCTGGACCGGCGCGTGCCCGAGGATGTGGCATTCGCCGAATCCCGCATCCGGCGCGAGACCATCGCCGCCGAGGATATCCTGCATGACCTGGGTGCCTTCTCGGTCATTTCCTCGGACAGCCAGGCGATGGGCCGCGTGGGCGAGGTGATCATCCGCACATGGCAGACCGCCGACAAGATGCGCCGCCAGCGCGGGCGCCGGCCCGAAGAACAGGGCGAAAACGACAATCTGCGCGCGCGGCGCTATATCGCGAAATACACGATCAACCCGGCCATCGCCCATGGGGTCGGCGCCCATATCGGCAGCATCAGTCCCGGCAAACGCGCGGATCTGGTCCTGTGGTCACCGGCCTTTTTCGGAGTCAAACCCGAAATGGTACTGGTCGGTGGGCAGATCAGCGTGGCACAGATGGGCGATCCCAATGGCTCGATTCCGGTGCAGCCGGTCTTCACCCGTCCGATGTGGGGCCATACCGGGCGCGCCTCGGCACTTTTCGTCAGTCAGGCCGGGCTTGACGCCGGTGCCGGCGATGGGTTGTCCAAGACCCTGATCGCCGTGGAAAACACCCGTGACATCGGCAAGGCGGACATGGCTCTGAACGACGCCATGCCGCAGATCGAGGTTGACCCCGAAAGCTATGAGGTCCGTGCCGACGGTCAGCTTCTGACCTGCGAACCCGCGACCGAGCTGCCGATGGCGCAGCGTTATTTCCTGTTCTGA
- a CDS encoding urease accessory protein UreD codes for MFDSDALAQAMQRSRGHAAVIMGPRGLIDLAQSGSAKAMLPRVTSGLPEVVFLNTSGGLASGDRLGFSLDLRAGTRAQATTQTAERAYRAKGSPAHAEVSVTVGTGGWLDWLPQETILFDGARLERHTRVDLQGDAGCMILETVMLGRLACGEQLRHLHLRDRREVRRDGQVIHHDALALDDGVLERRANPALLGEARVMATLAIIAPHAPDLLHSARAELNEPGVIGAASAPPGRLVLRLLARDDWPLRRQLNRLLDRLRPDPLPRIWQI; via the coding sequence ATGTTTGACAGTGACGCCCTTGCCCAAGCCATGCAGCGCAGCCGCGGTCACGCCGCGGTGATCATGGGGCCGCGTGGCCTGATCGATCTGGCACAATCCGGTTCGGCCAAGGCGATGCTGCCGCGCGTCACCTCGGGCTTGCCCGAGGTCGTCTTTCTGAACACCTCGGGCGGTCTGGCCTCGGGCGACCGTCTGGGCTTCTCTCTGGATCTGCGCGCGGGCACCCGTGCGCAGGCGACCACGCAGACCGCTGAACGCGCCTATCGCGCCAAGGGCAGCCCTGCCCATGCCGAGGTGTCAGTGACGGTCGGAACCGGCGGCTGGCTGGACTGGCTGCCTCAGGAAACCATCCTGTTTGACGGCGCGCGGCTGGAGCGTCACACGCGGGTCGACCTGCAGGGCGACGCAGGCTGCATGATCCTGGAAACCGTGATGCTGGGACGTCTGGCGTGCGGCGAACAACTGCGCCACCTGCATCTGCGCGACCGGCGCGAGGTCCGCCGCGACGGGCAGGTCATTCACCATGACGCACTGGCGCTGGATGACGGCGTTCTGGAACGCAGGGCAAATCCGGCCCTGCTGGGCGAGGCGCGGGTCATGGCAACGCTGGCAATCATCGCCCCCCATGCCCCCGACCTTCTGCATAGCGCCCGCGCCGAACTGAATGAACCCGGGGTCATCGGGGCGGCAAGCGCCCCGCCCGGCCGACTGGTGCTGCGCCTTCTGGCCCGTGACGACTGGCCGCTGCGGCGGCAACTCAATCGTTTGTTGGACAGGCTGCGCCCCGATCCCCTTCCTCGTATCTGGCAGATCTGA